The Phycisphaerae bacterium region GAAGGCCTGGCAGTCGGCATCATCGCCGCTCAGTCGATCGGCGAGCCCGGTACTCAGCTCACCATGCGTACGTTCCACACCGGTGGCGTGGCCACCCGTGCGGTCGTCGAGAGCGAGATCCGCAACGCCCAGGCCGGCCGGATCAGCTTCGCCGAGCTGTTTGCGGTCGAAGTGCCTTCCAAGGAGCCGGGCGGTGCCTCGCGCATCGTTGCTCTCAAACGCAACGGCGAGATCATCGTGCTGGACGCCAAGAACCGGGAACTCGAGCGCTACAAAGTGCCTTATGGCGCCGAGATCCTCGTGCGTGACGGCCAGGAAGTCGCCGCCCGCACCCAGTTGGCGACCTGGGATCCGCACCTCACTCCCACCCTGGCCGAGAAGGCCGGTCTGGTCCGCTTCAGCGATATCACCGAGGGAGAGACCGTTCGCATGGAGCAGGAGCGGGAAGGGGCCAAGTACGTGGTCATCGAGCACAAGGGAGAGAAGCACCCGCAGATCGTGATCGAGGACCGCGAGGGCAACGTGCTCGACTACCACTACCTGCCCGCCAAAGCCCGTATCGAGGTCAAGGAGGGCGATTCCATTGTCCCGGGTATGCTGCTCGCCCGGCAGCCGCGGGCGATGGGCGGCACCCAGGACATCACCGGTGGTCTGCCCCGGGTCACCGAGATCTTCGAAGCCCGCAAGCCCAAAGAGCCCGCGGTGATGGCCGAGATCTCCGGTGTGGTCGAGATCCATGCCGACAAGCGCCGCGGTAAGATGACCATCGTCATTAAGAGCGACGGCGGGATGACCAAGGAACACCATGTCCCCCAAGACAAGATGCTCCTGGTGCACGGCTCGGACCGCGTCGAGGCCGGCGACCCGCTGGTCGACGGCCCGCTCGTCCCCCACGACATCCTGCGGATCAAGGGCGAGGAGGCCCTCTATGTCTACCTGCTCAACGAGGTGCAGGCCGTCTACCGCAGCCAGAACGTGACCATCAACGATAAGCACATCGAGATCATCCTCCGCCAGATGCTCCGGAAGGTGAAGATCGAGTCGCCGGGCGACACGAACTTCCTGCCCAGCGAAGTCGTCGACAAGTTCCGGTTCCGAGCCGAGAACGACCGGATCGAGAACAGTATCAAGATCAAGGACCCGGGCGACAGCGGCCTGGCCGCCGGTACGGTCGTCACCCGCGAAGACTTCGATGCGGCCGTCGCCAAGTGCGAGGAGGCCGCCGGAACGCCGCCAACCAAGGACCGAAAACCTCGCCGGGCGACGGCGACCACCCTCCTCCTGGGGATCACCAAGGCGTCACTGGGTAGCGAGTCGTTCATCTCCGCGGCCTCCTTCCAGGAAACCACCAAGGTGCTGACCGAGGCCGCAATCAGCGGAGCGACCGATACCCTGCTGGGTCTGAAGGAAAACGTCATCCTGGGCCACCTGATCCCGGCAGGAACGGCTTTCAAGAAACACTTGAACTTGCGCGTGAAGCACCTGGCCGAGCCCATTCCCGAGAAGGAACTGGCCCCGGCCGAGGCCCACGCCATGATGGCCGAGGCCACCGCCGCCGCCGCCGACTTGGCGTCCGGTACCTTGGCCGCAACCCCAGTCAACGTGCCGGTGACGGCCGCCGAGGGACAAGCACCCCAGAGCGGTTCGCAGGAGTAGTATTCGACCCGAGTTTCGGGTATCCTAGCCAGGCTGTGCCGGACGGATGTACCGGCAGCGCATGAAAACGAGGAAACGAATGCCGACCATCAATCAGCTTGTTCGAGTGGGTCGCGAGAAGCAGGCCCGCAAGTCCAAGGTTCGTGATCTGGAGCAGAGCCCCCAGAAGCGGGGCGTGTGTCTGCTCGTCAAGACCCAGACGCCTAAGAAACCAAACTCGGCCCTCCGCAAAGTGGCCCGTGTTCGTTTGACCAACGGCAAGGAAGTCACTGCGTATATCCCGGGCATCGACCACAACCTCCAGGAGCACTCCATTGTACTTGTGCGGGGAGGTCGTGTCCGCGATCTTCCCGGCGTCCGCTACCACATCATCCGCGGTACGTTGGATTGCGCCGGCGTGGGCGGAGACAAGGAGAACCGGCCCCGGAATCGCAGCCGCAGCAAGTACGGCGTGAAGCGCCGCAAATGATCTTCCTGCGAGCCGCCGGGCATCTGCGGCTTCACTGATCGTCCACACCGGCCCTTGGCCGGCAACGAGCAGAGCAAAAGGCCGTGGCCTCGCAGAAGGCTACGGCCCTTTGTGTTTCTTGACCGGCAGACCCAAGGCGGTCCCCGCATGGCTGCCGTGGTCAGGGGGTGATCTCCCGATGACGATGCCCGGATTTTTTCTGGATCGGCTTGGCACTCTCGGCCGATTGAAGCGTATAATAGAAGTGACTACGGTGCTCGTTGGCCTGCTCCAGAGTCCGGGCGGCGATCCAAAGGCATCGCACCGGCGGAGAATGGTCCAACGCCGCATCAACCTTGATCAAGGGGCATCGGTGTCCTCGCCGGCATGCCTGGCGAGGCTGGACCAAGCCCGGCGACACGCGTCGAGTCTGGATGGCGACAGCCGGATGGCGGGTGACCCGGGATGCCTAGTCCAGAGAGGAGGTGACCCAGTGTCTTGTCGCATAGGTGAGCTGCCATAACGCAGCAGGGTACTGCTGCTTCTGGCAGCTACGCGAAAACTGTTTGTCGATAACAAAGACCCCGCGGCTGGTTCCCGGCCGCGGGGTCGTTTTGCGCACCAAGCATGTTTGGCAACTCGGAGGCGCGATTCGGGCTGAGTTGGTCGTCAAGTCCAGCGTCGCGTAGTTCATCACCCGACGGCCGAAACTCAAGGTCAATGAGGCCAAAAGTACGGCCCTGGGACCACAGATTCCTGGCGTTCAGCTTCACCAGAGAGCGGGAGCCCGAGCGGCGGATCGCGCCGATGGCTCGCCAGCAGTTCAAGGAGCGGATTCGAGACCCGTATGCATGGTGGTGTGACAGGGACAGCCCGCAAGGGCCTACCTGTGTCGATCGATTGACCCCCCCACGGCCACCCACTATGCTCTTCCCGGACAAACGGGGCTGGACGGGATGTCTCGGGCTGTCGCGCGGTCAGCCCTTCCTGGGTGCCGGAGACCAGCCCTGCTTCAGGCATGGACCCGGAGGTCGACATCAAGTTCCTTCGCGGCCAATGCCGCATCCCGTGTCTGGAGCTCGAACTTCATGCGTATTGCACTCATCAATCCCGTTGCCCGGCGTTGCCAGGGTTACCACACCATGGGAAGCAAGATCCCACAACTGGGTCTTCAGGTCCTGGCCCGGCTCGTCCCTGAGCCTCATACCGTCGATCTGATCGACGAAATCTTCGGCTTCGAAGCCACGGATCGCCGGATTCGCCGAGGTCAGTACGATCTGGTCGGGGTCACCAGCTACTCCAGCGGGGCCACGCGTGCCTACGAGATCGCCGCCCAGTGCCGCAACGAGGGAATCAAGACCATCATGGGCGGGCCCCATGCCTCGGCCGTCCCGGACGAGGCTGCCCGTTCTTTCGACTCCGTCGCGATCGGCGAATGTGACGACATCTGGCCCGCAATCATCGCCGATGCCGAGAAGGGAGCACTCAAAACCCGCTACATCGGCCACATCGTCGAGGTCAACCGGCCGGGCATCGGCCACGCGAGCCAACACCTCCAGCCGATCAACGGTCGCTACGACGTGGCCAGTATCCAGACATCCCGGGGCTGTCCCGTCGGCTGCGAGTACTGCAGCGTGACCAAGTTCAACGGGCCCGCGATCCGTCGCCGCCCGATCGAGGAGATTCTCGAGGAATGGAACGAGACCCCCCGCCGGTTCATCTTCGTCACCGACGACAACTTCTTCGGGGTCGGCCCCAAACACGCGGAGTGGGCCAAACAGCTGCTCGAGCAGATCATCCGCCGGGGCAAGAAGCGACTCTGGTTCAGCCAAACCACGATCAACATGGGCGAGGATGCCGAGGGCCTGCGTCTGGCTTACCGGGCCGGCTGCCGCGGAATGCTCATCGGATTCGAGACCTTCAACCCCGAATCACTCAAGGAGTTCCACAAGGGCATCAACCGCAATAACCTCCTGCGCTACAAGGAGTTGGTCGAGGGTTTCCATCGCGCTGGAATCTCGGTTTTTGGGGCTTTCATCATCGGCGCTGACCAGGACACCGAGGACACCGTGGCCGAGACCGCCGTCCAGTCCGTCAAGCTGGGCATTGATACCATCCAGATCACCAACCTGACACCGCTGCCTGGCACCAAGCTCTACGAGCGATGGATGTCGGAAGGCCGCATCTTCGCCACCCACTACCCCGAAGACTGGGAGCGCTACACCTTCGTCGAAACCGTCTATCATCCCAGGCGCATGACCGCCTCGCGCCTCGATGAGATGATCTACGAGTTGCGCCACGCCGCAGCCAATACCTCCTGGGTGTGGCTTCGCACTCTTAGGACTTGGTGGATGACGCGGAGCCTGACCAGTGCGCTGTTCATTCACGGCATGAACCGGGGCTGGAAGCGGATGGCCAGGATGCAGCTGCCCCGCGACGAGCAGCGATTCGGCTTCACCCCGCGGTCTAACGACCGCACCCGCAAACTCCGTGACGCCTTCCATCTGACTCTGTCCAAGTACCCAACCGCACTGCCGGCCCCGGAAGCGGCCACCGCCTGAGCCCTGGAATCGCCCGGCCTTCACGGGTATAGATAGCCGACGAGTACGCGTATCGGAGGTGACCTGTGGCCCGCATGGTGTACCCTCTCATCCTCCTTGCCGGGCTGGCCGCGGCCGGCTGCCAGACCGGCGCCCCCTTGTTCAACGGCCGCAACCTGGCCGGCTGGACCGAGATCGGCAGCACCGGCGCCTGGACCGCCGAACAGGGGAAGATCCTCAAGTGCAACGGAAAGACGAACAAGTACGCCTGGCTGAGCACCGATCGCAGGTACAGCGACTTCGTGCTCGATCTCGACTGGCGGGTTTCCGATAAGGCCAATTCCGGCATCTTTCTGCGCGTGCCTGATCGTGAAGGCCGTAGTTCAATGAAGGGCTTCGAGATTCAGATCCGCGACGACGCGGTGGATGAGGACCTGACCGACGCCAGCGGGTCCGTGTTCCGGCGGGTGCCCGCCCCGGCCAAGTACGCCAGACCAACCGGTCAATGGAACCACTTCCGGATCACGGTGCATGACCGGCATGTACGCGTCGAGCTGAACGGCCACGTGACCGTGGACACCGGTTTTGACAACGTCCAACCCAGGGCGAAGGACCCACCCATGTCGGCCGTGCCCAACCAGGGTTACATCGGGTTGCAGAACCACGGTACACCGGTCGAGTACCGCAACCTCCGGTTGCGCGAACTGGAATAGAGCCGCCAGCAGCCATGGGCAGAAAGCCGCCATCTCGTGGAGGAGGAGACAAGCGCCGGGTCGATTTCCGTCCCAACCGCCAGCGACCCGGGCGGCGCAAGCAATGGCATCCCCCGGCCGAACACGACACCCGTCACGATCAGGTCACACCGTTCAGCGAGAGCGTCCAGGCCCGGGGTGACCTGTCCCGAAAACGCACCATCATCGAGCAAGGCGGCGATGTCCCGGATGACTCGCTCGCCGAGGGCATCGCCGTCGCGGTCCGCGGGCAGTTCGTCGACGTGGACGATGGACAATGCGTCTGGCCATGCACGGTGCGACGCATCCTCCGCACCATGTCCATCCGCAACCGCCATCCAGTCGTGGCCGGCGACCGCGTCTGGTTCGCTGTCGTGGCCGACAGCCAGGGTCAACTCAAGGAGGGCGTCATCGTTCGGGTGGCCCCGCGCCGGACGTCGCTGACGCGCAGCGACGGCCGGAAAACACATGTCATCGCCGCGAATGTCGATCAGGCGCTCATCGTGAGCTCAATTCGCGAGCCGGTGCTGAAACCGCACCTGATCGACCGGTATCTGGTTGCCTGCCACGCGGGGAATCTCACGGCCATCATCTGTGTGAACAAGTGTGACCTGGACGCGGAGGGCGAAGCGAACGAGATTGTTGACCGCTATCGCCGTCTGGGATATGCCGCGGTCGCCACCAGCGCGGCCACAGGCCATGGGCTGCAGGAAATGCGTGCCCTTCTGGCGGGCAAGGCAACCCTCTTGGCTGGCCAGAGTGGCGTGGGCAAGAGTTCGTTGGTGAACGCGATTCAGCCAAGCCTCAATCTGCCCACGGCCGCCGTCTCCGCCACAACGGAGAAAGGTCGTCACACCACGACAACCGCTGTCTGGCTGAAACTCGATATCGGCGGGGCGGTCATCGATACGCCGGGTATCCGGGCCCTCGACGTGGCCATGATCCCGTTGAACGAGTTGGAGACCCACTTCGTCGAGTTTGTCGATCGCCTGCAGCACTGCCGTTTCCCCAACTGCGTGCATATCCACGAGGAGGGTTGCGCCATCCAAGAGGCCGTCGATGCGGGCGCGGTCGACCCGTCGCGCTATGACAGCTACGTTGAGCTGTTCTATGAGCTGAGCGAGACCCGCAAATCGCGCTACGAATGAGCAGACTACGTCCTCTCGGCGCGGTCTGCTCACTTGGGTCGCATGATCGCCCGGATAGGGCTTCCGTCGGCTCCGGCAATCTTCATCGGCAGGGCGATCAGTTCATATCTCCCGGCAGGAGCGGTGTCGAGGTCCAGCCCTTCGAGGAGGATGATACCGGCGCCGAGCAGAATACGGTGGACCGGGGCGTCCCCCGCGTCGAAGCGGTCAACCGACAGGTAGTCGACGCCCACCAGCGGGGTTCCGATCTCGACCAGTAGGCTGGCGGCGCCAGCGGTAAGGGCGAAGAACTGCCGGTCGAACGTGCTCTTGGACCAGAGCCGGCCGCTCGTCGTCCTCAACAACACACGGTCGCCCGGGGGGATCGACGCCCGGTGGATGTCCTCGGCGGTAACGTCGCGTTCCTGAGCTACATCCACCACGGTGGCGGGTCCGCACAGTCGTTCGAGCGGCAGGGTGGCGACGTCCATGCCGCCATCGATGTAATGCAGCGGTGCATCGACGTGGGTGCCGGCGTGGACGTTGGTGTGGATCTCGCTCAGATTGGCGGTGCTCGGGCCGGTGAGGGTCACAACTCGCCGGAGTTCAAACGCTAGATCGCCGGGCCAATGGACCATGCCCGGCCTCAGCGTGCGGGTAATGTCGATCCAGTTGCCCATGCAGTCACCGGGTTCATCCAGCGATACACGCGTGAATCGTCGCCGGCCCAAGCGGTGCCGAAAACCGTGCCCGGGAACCGGCACTTTTCGGTCCGTGGACACGTTCTCCGTCCGGGACGCTTCCCGGCCCTCGGTTCTCCTCCGCTGCGCTTCGCAGCGGGTCAATGCTCCGTGACGATTTGGACATCAGCTGGGCGCTCACGCGCCTCGAACCTGCGAAGGTACCAGTCGTCGCGGCGGGCGGTCAGGTGTCCGGTGATTCGGCTGCCGTCTTCGCAGGCCAGTTCAAGGCGCAGTTCGCGCACCGCCTCCGCCGCAGTCGACTCACCTCTCACTCCGATGGTTCCGCTGGTGACCAGGGCCAGGCCGGCATAGTCGCCGCGGGTCTGAATGAAGAAACCCCGTGCTGCATTCCTGCCACCCGCAACCGAGGGCTGGCTGCCGGGCGGGACATCCGCGGGCTTGGTATCGCCGCCGTTTTGCACGCCGGTGTCGGCTGGAGCCGTCACGGGGCAGAACGCCGGTTCGACTACACCAGCCGGAATCCGCAAGTAGAGGAGGAAGGTGGGGCGGCCGGTGCTGGCGC contains the following coding sequences:
- the rpsL gene encoding 30S ribosomal protein S12; the encoded protein is MPTINQLVRVGREKQARKSKVRDLEQSPQKRGVCLLVKTQTPKKPNSALRKVARVRLTNGKEVTAYIPGIDHNLQEHSIVLVRGGRVRDLPGVRYHIIRGTLDCAGVGGDKENRPRNRSRSKYGVKRRK
- a CDS encoding B12-binding domain-containing radical SAM protein, which codes for MRIALINPVARRCQGYHTMGSKIPQLGLQVLARLVPEPHTVDLIDEIFGFEATDRRIRRGQYDLVGVTSYSSGATRAYEIAAQCRNEGIKTIMGGPHASAVPDEAARSFDSVAIGECDDIWPAIIADAEKGALKTRYIGHIVEVNRPGIGHASQHLQPINGRYDVASIQTSRGCPVGCEYCSVTKFNGPAIRRRPIEEILEEWNETPRRFIFVTDDNFFGVGPKHAEWAKQLLEQIIRRGKKRLWFSQTTINMGEDAEGLRLAYRAGCRGMLIGFETFNPESLKEFHKGINRNNLLRYKELVEGFHRAGISVFGAFIIGADQDTEDTVAETAVQSVKLGIDTIQITNLTPLPGTKLYERWMSEGRIFATHYPEDWERYTFVETVYHPRRMTASRLDEMIYELRHAAANTSWVWLRTLRTWWMTRSLTSALFIHGMNRGWKRMARMQLPRDEQRFGFTPRSNDRTRKLRDAFHLTLSKYPTALPAPEAATA
- a CDS encoding DUF1080 domain-containing protein, which codes for MVYPLILLAGLAAAGCQTGAPLFNGRNLAGWTEIGSTGAWTAEQGKILKCNGKTNKYAWLSTDRRYSDFVLDLDWRVSDKANSGIFLRVPDREGRSSMKGFEIQIRDDAVDEDLTDASGSVFRRVPAPAKYARPTGQWNHFRITVHDRHVRVELNGHVTVDTGFDNVQPRAKDPPMSAVPNQGYIGLQNHGTPVEYRNLRLRELE
- the rsgA gene encoding ribosome small subunit-dependent GTPase A, giving the protein MGRKPPSRGGGDKRRVDFRPNRQRPGRRKQWHPPAEHDTRHDQVTPFSESVQARGDLSRKRTIIEQGGDVPDDSLAEGIAVAVRGQFVDVDDGQCVWPCTVRRILRTMSIRNRHPVVAGDRVWFAVVADSQGQLKEGVIVRVAPRRTSLTRSDGRKTHVIAANVDQALIVSSIREPVLKPHLIDRYLVACHAGNLTAIICVNKCDLDAEGEANEIVDRYRRLGYAAVATSAATGHGLQEMRALLAGKATLLAGQSGVGKSSLVNAIQPSLNLPTAAVSATTEKGRHTTTTAVWLKLDIGGAVIDTPGIRALDVAMIPLNELETHFVEFVDRLQHCRFPNCVHIHEEGCAIQEAVDAGAVDPSRYDSYVELFYELSETRKSRYE
- a CDS encoding cyclase family protein — protein: MSTDRKVPVPGHGFRHRLGRRRFTRVSLDEPGDCMGNWIDITRTLRPGMVHWPGDLAFELRRVVTLTGPSTANLSEIHTNVHAGTHVDAPLHYIDGGMDVATLPLERLCGPATVVDVAQERDVTAEDIHRASIPPGDRVLLRTTSGRLWSKSTFDRQFFALTAGAASLLVEIGTPLVGVDYLSVDRFDAGDAPVHRILLGAGIILLEGLDLDTAPAGRYELIALPMKIAGADGSPIRAIMRPK